The Rhodothermales bacterium genome segment GCTTCGGGTCAAACACACTCCGACGCACGTCACGCTCCACCACAGCGGAAGCGCAGAGCCATTGACGGCTGACGAAGATCCCGTCGAAAAGCTGAGCAATCTTCAAACCTGGGGTGAATCGGATCGCGGGTGGTGGGACGTGCCCTACCATTTCCTCATCGACCTCGACGGAAACATCTACGAGGGCAGATCCTGGCGCTACATGGGCGAGACAAACACCAGGTACAATCCGTCGGGGCATCTGCTGATCAGCGTCCTCGGCAACTACAGTCTCCAGGAGCCGACGGAAGCGCAGGTAAACGCGATCGCCGACCTGATGGCATGGTCCGTGGATCAGTTCGATATCCCGATCGACCGTATTCAGGGCCACAGCGACCTTGCCCCGACCGAGTGCCCCGGGGACCATCTTAGAAAGCGTCTTCGCGATGGCACATTCCAGGAGATGGTCGCGGTCAGACTTGGCAGAACTTCCGACTGACAGCGACGACTCCGAGCGCCGTCAGACAACGCAGCTTCAACGAGATCACTTCATGGCTCTTTCCATATTTCGATTGATCGGCAGGTTCGCTATTGTGGCATTCGCTCTGCCTCCCATCGCCCGCGCGCAGGAGCTGCCCCTGGCCGTCAGCTTTCCGCCCGTCGAAGGCCTCCTCGGCTACGATGCGGGCATTCCGATTCCCGACGCAATTCTGGGTCATCGATTGGGATCGCGACACACCGAACCGCACCAGGTGGTCGACTATTTCGAGGCCACGGAGAAGATCTCCGACCGCGTGGTGGTCCGTCGTCATGCACTCAGCTACGAAGGCCGTCCGCTGATACACGCGATCGTCACATCTCCATCAAATCATGCTCGCCTGGAAAGGATCAGGGCCGACAACCTCACGTTATCGGACAGCCCGGACAACGTTTCGCGTTCGCTGGTCGAACAGATGCCGGCGATCGTCCTCATGAGTTACAGCGTACACGGAAATGAGGCGAGCGGGACCGAGGCGGCACTGCTTCTGCTGTACCACCTCGCTGCCGGAACGGGCCCGTCCGTCGACGCCATTCTGGATCGCCTTGTCGTCATCATCGACCCGATGCTCAACCCCGACGGGCGCTCGCGATTCACGACATGGGCGAATCGGAATCGAGGCCGGGCGGCGGTCTCGGACCCACAGGATCGGGAACACAATGAACCGTGGCCCGGCGGACGGACGAATCACTACTTCTTCGATCTCAACCGCGACTATCTCCCTGCGCAGCATCCAGAAACGAGGGGGCGCCTGTCAGTCTTCCACCACTGGCGGCCGCAGGTCGTCACCGACTTTCACGAGATGGGAAGCGAGGGAACATATTTCTTCCAGCCCGGCATCCCGAGTCGCACGAATCCGAACACGTCACGCCTCAATCAGGAGCTGACGGCGGAGATCGCGAAGTATCACGCACAGGCACTGGATCTCATGCCGGCTCTGTACTACTCGGAAGAGACATTCGACGATTTCTATTACGGAAAATGGTCTTCGTATCCCGACATCAGCGGTGCTGTTGGCATTCTGTTCGAGCAAGCGTCGTCGCGCGGGCTCGCACGCGAGACCAGAGGGGGCGACTTACATTACGCGACCACGGTCAGAAATCAGTTCGCCACTTCCCTTTCGACACTCAAAGCGACGGTCCAGAATCGGGTGCGATTGCTGGAATACCAGCGCGATTTCTACTCGGCCGCTGCACGGGAAACGTCTGGTGATGCGGTGAAGGGATTTCTCGTCGGTGCAGGTAGCGATCGTTCACGGATCGAAGCGT includes the following:
- a CDS encoding N-acetylmuramoyl-L-alanine amidase, translated to MKARTLWTLAIIVVTGCAGGRKAISTGPLLQPATIPHSAWEAHPPLGYDADATRRNLAPGDTLEFGQLTVAVISAREATSDADRDSLDLDLARGDRRAAVTMAEGTARTWDGYRIAVLALHLAEDELGRGLAELEIADASTVPEHIRVSAEAGGPASRLRVKHTPTHVTLHHSGSAEPLTADEDPVEKLSNLQTWGESDRGWWDVPYHFLIDLDGNIYEGRSWRYMGETNTRYNPSGHLLISVLGNYSLQEPTEAQVNAIADLMAWSVDQFDIPIDRIQGHSDLAPTECPGDHLRKRLRDGTFQEMVAVRLGRTSD